A window of Merismopedia glauca CCAP 1448/3 contains these coding sequences:
- a CDS encoding formylglycine-generating enzyme family protein, whose translation MPHLSLAKLTTFSLTEPYCNIAPFFMSKYPITQRQWEVLLGDNSCRFKGHNRPVEKVSWYDADDFCRIISRQTRRSYRLPSEAQWEYACRAGTKTPFYFGESITTEVANFNGENYALASKGMNRHETTPVGTFPPNTFGVYDLHGNVWEWCADAWHENYQGAPADGSIWESGQHDAPYLLRGGSWQVNPRDCRCAFRRRHNPREKNEDIGFRVVIS comes from the coding sequence ATGCCACATCTCTCGTTAGCCAAACTAACAACTTTTTCTTTAACTGAACCGTATTGCAATATAGCCCCCTTTTTCATGAGTAAGTACCCCATTACCCAACGACAATGGGAAGTTTTGCTGGGCGATAATTCTTGCCGCTTTAAAGGTCACAATAGACCTGTAGAAAAAGTTTCTTGGTACGATGCTGACGATTTTTGCCGGATTATTTCCCGTCAAACCCGAAGAAGTTACCGCCTACCTAGCGAAGCACAGTGGGAATACGCCTGCCGTGCTGGGACAAAAACTCCCTTCTATTTTGGAGAGAGTATAACAACAGAAGTAGCGAACTTCAACGGCGAGAATTATGCCTTAGCGTCTAAAGGGATGAATCGCCACGAAACCACCCCTGTCGGCACTTTTCCTCCCAACACTTTTGGGGTGTACGATCTGCACGGCAATGTTTGGGAGTGGTGTGCTGATGCTTGGCACGAAAATTACCAAGGTGCGCCTGCTGATGGTAGCATCTGGGAATCTGGACAACACGATGCACCCTACTTGTTACGCGGGGGTTCGTGGCAGGTAAATCCGAGAGATTGTCGCTGTGCGTTTCGCAGAAGACATAATCCCCGCGAAAAAAACGAAGATATTGGATTTAGAGTGGTTATTTCCTAA
- a CDS encoding MFS transporter, translating into MLPDKPPASTRGFRALLRNTSFMMLWAGQVLSQVGDKVLLILLIELLANYPSRIFMENSTRSLLMVAFTVPAVVFGSAAGVFVDRVSTKKVLTWSNLIRGVVLLALLVPFLPKQFLSLVVITFIVSTVTQFFAPAEQAAIPLLVKPENLMTANAMFTTTMIGSMVVGFAIGEQVLNLSQAWGGEYGRELFIAGVYILATFVIQVIPFPKQPVEAKKVEIHPWIDLKDGLRYLWKNKLIRNATIQMTVMCCVVASLFILALALAGKLGLKDTQGVYLISGWGIGMVAGAGVLGHWGDRLHHKPLPLMGFIIVAFILATYTVVDKIEIALISSIFIGIGASLVLIPMQTLIQQQTPESMRGKVFGFQNNAVNIALTAPLAITGPLIDGFGLATVLLGISLICLLSGIWAWRNTGKVLQDVI; encoded by the coding sequence ATGCTTCCAGACAAACCTCCAGCTAGTACGCGAGGATTTCGCGCTTTACTGAGAAATACATCATTTATGATGCTGTGGGCGGGACAAGTGCTATCGCAAGTGGGGGATAAAGTCTTATTGATTTTATTGATTGAATTGCTAGCCAATTATCCATCCCGCATCTTTATGGAGAACTCTACCCGTTCTCTGTTGATGGTAGCTTTTACGGTTCCAGCAGTAGTTTTTGGTTCAGCCGCCGGAGTATTTGTCGATCGCGTCTCGACTAAAAAAGTTTTAACCTGGAGTAATCTAATTCGGGGTGTGGTTTTACTAGCTTTACTCGTACCTTTTCTCCCCAAACAGTTTTTATCCTTAGTTGTCATCACTTTTATTGTCTCTACAGTCACCCAGTTCTTCGCACCCGCCGAACAAGCAGCTATTCCCCTACTGGTAAAGCCAGAAAATTTGATGACGGCGAACGCGATGTTTACTACCACGATGATTGGCTCTATGGTAGTCGGCTTTGCCATTGGAGAACAAGTTTTGAATCTCAGTCAAGCTTGGGGGGGAGAATATGGGAGAGAATTATTTATTGCTGGAGTTTATATCCTCGCCACATTTGTAATTCAAGTCATTCCCTTTCCCAAACAGCCAGTAGAAGCTAAGAAAGTTGAAATTCATCCCTGGATAGATTTAAAAGATGGTCTGCGATATTTGTGGAAAAATAAGCTGATTCGCAACGCTACTATTCAAATGACGGTTATGTGTTGTGTGGTAGCGTCCCTGTTTATCTTAGCTCTGGCTTTAGCCGGAAAACTAGGTTTGAAAGATACTCAAGGTGTCTATTTAATCTCTGGTTGGGGGATTGGAATGGTAGCTGGTGCAGGCGTTTTAGGGCATTGGGGCGATCGCTTGCATCACAAACCGTTACCCCTCATGGGCTTTATCATTGTTGCTTTCATCCTGGCTACCTATACGGTAGTAGACAAAATCGAGATTGCTTTAATTTCCAGTATCTTCATTGGCATTGGCGCTTCTTTAGTTCTCATACCCATGCAAACTTTAATTCAGCAGCAAACCCCAGAGTCAATGCGGGGTAAAGTTTTTGGGTTTCAAAATAATGCTGTCAATATTGCGTTAACCGCTCCGTTGGCAATCACTGGTCCTTTAATTGATGGTTTCGGCTTAGCCACAGTTTTATTAGGAATTAGCTTAATTTGTCTGCTATCGGGGATTTGGGCTTGGCGCAACACGGGGAAGGTTTTGCAGGATGTAATATAA
- a CDS encoding DUF981 family protein, which yields MFIDYITLMLINMAAGLVILAGFVYQGWNSPESKRWIPGFGITGAVALATGLHVVFTWPLTGVFNIAYGETTVLFGILFLATAIALAQGWDLKAIAIYAFFAGVVAIVVGLRIINLGLTKQPLISGIGFLLTGLAGICALPSLYLPNNRNWRLIGVVVLSVAALIWAQTGYLSYWSHLETFNKWVPMPMR from the coding sequence ATGTTTATTGACTATATTACCCTAATGCTAATTAATATGGCAGCAGGTTTAGTTATCTTAGCTGGATTTGTCTATCAAGGCTGGAATAGCCCTGAATCTAAGCGCTGGATTCCTGGTTTTGGAATAACTGGCGCTGTAGCTCTAGCTACAGGATTACACGTTGTTTTTACTTGGCCGCTCACAGGAGTATTCAATATTGCTTATGGAGAAACGACCGTATTATTCGGCATTTTGTTTCTGGCTACAGCAATAGCTTTGGCTCAAGGATGGGATTTAAAAGCGATCGCCATTTATGCTTTTTTTGCTGGTGTAGTGGCAATTGTCGTCGGCTTACGGATTATTAACTTGGGATTGACGAAACAACCTCTTATTTCTGGGATTGGCTTTCTATTGACTGGTTTAGCTGGTATCTGTGCTTTACCATCTTTATACTTGCCCAACAATCGTAATTGGCGTTTAATCGGAGTAGTAGTTCTATCAGTCGCTGCTTTAATTTGGGCACAGACAGGATATTTGTCCTATTGGAGTCATCTGGAAACCTTCAATAAATGGGTTCCAATGCCCATGCGATAG
- a CDS encoding serine/threonine-protein kinase: MSYCLKPDCQKPQNPSGTSFCLDCGSKLLLRSRYRALKVIGQGGFGKTFLAVDEDKPSKPHCVIKQFYPQAQGTNTAQKAAELFEQEAIRLDDLGKHPQIPELLAHFTQDNRQYLIQEYIEGQNLAQIVEKQLHFNEAQIYHLLNNLLPVLDFIHANNVIHRDIKPENLIQTKEGKIVLVDFGAAKYATGTALAKTGTAIGTILYIAPEQARGKAIFASDLYSLGASCIHLLTGISPFELFDIGENTWVWRHRLINNPIDDALGRVIDKLIENAVNYRYQSAKDAIADLNHTDPTISFTPSALPLQSFEYDVVSLSITGRIIDQKRHKAEFFAEDLGSGIVLEMVFVPGGTLMMGSPEREEGHADHERPQHNVNIAQYSSDKLLLSLDDGLNATSLVSQTNNFFFN, from the coding sequence ATGAGCTATTGCCTCAAACCAGATTGCCAAAAACCGCAAAACCCATCTGGCACTTCATTTTGTCTTGATTGCGGCTCAAAACTGTTGCTGAGATCGCGTTATCGAGCCTTAAAAGTAATTGGACAAGGTGGCTTTGGCAAAACCTTCTTAGCAGTAGATGAAGACAAACCGTCTAAACCGCATTGCGTCATTAAACAATTTTACCCTCAAGCCCAAGGGACTAACACCGCCCAGAAAGCAGCCGAACTATTTGAACAAGAAGCCATACGTCTAGATGATTTGGGTAAACATCCTCAGATACCCGAACTATTGGCACACTTTACCCAAGATAATCGGCAGTATTTGATCCAAGAATATATTGAAGGGCAAAATCTAGCTCAAATTGTCGAAAAACAACTACATTTTAATGAGGCGCAAATATATCACCTTCTTAACAACTTATTGCCCGTTTTAGATTTTATTCATGCCAATAACGTTATTCATCGGGATATCAAACCTGAAAACCTTATTCAAACCAAAGAAGGAAAAATAGTTTTAGTAGATTTTGGTGCGGCTAAATATGCCACCGGAACTGCTTTGGCTAAAACGGGAACTGCCATTGGCACAATATTGTACATTGCTCCCGAACAGGCTAGAGGAAAAGCCATTTTTGCTAGCGATTTATATAGTTTAGGTGCGAGTTGTATTCACTTGCTAACTGGTATTTCACCTTTTGAACTATTTGATATTGGAGAAAATACTTGGGTGTGGCGGCACCGTTTAATTAATAATCCCATCGACGATGCTCTAGGAAGAGTTATTGACAAGTTAATCGAAAATGCTGTCAATTATCGCTATCAATCTGCTAAAGATGCGATCGCCGATCTCAATCATACCGATCCTACAATTAGTTTTACCCCTTCTGCACTTCCTTTACAAAGTTTTGAATATGATGTTGTTAGCCTAAGCATCACAGGTAGAATCATTGACCAAAAGCGTCACAAAGCCGAATTTTTTGCCGAAGATCTAGGATCGGGTATCGTTTTAGAGATGGTTTTTGTCCCTGGCGGTACTTTGATGATGGGTTCGCCAGAAAGAGAGGAAGGACACGCAGACCATGAAAGACCGCAGCATAACGTCAATATAGCCCAATACAGTTCAGATAAGCTTTTATTGTCTCTGGATGATGGGCTGAATGCCACATCTCTCGTTAGCCAAACTAACAACTTTTTCTTTAACTGA